The Penicillium digitatum chromosome 6, complete sequence genome has a window encoding:
- a CDS encoding Oxoglutarate/iron-dependent dioxygenase, whose protein sequence is MTELMTENWQLADCNHLPIIDLSTLDSPNVNERQKLAQSLCDACTQVGFFYIKNHGIPEDKINGIHCFAKRLFDLPEEQKMKFYIGNSPKFRGYSPLGGEKSIGTDDAPIAEEDAVSALSEAFDIGYETAMDPQKLKDDPLPLDPYDLYGDNQWPGQEILPNFTETYIEYCAMMLELCRKLMRMFALALGLPEEYFDSMTQNPGVTSRMMHYPPQPLKEEVREGLGAHTDFECFTILSQGSVPGLQLMSRSGEWILAPSLPGTLVVNIADCLSIWTNQKFKSTVHRVTNLTGQERYSIPFFFGVDYDTTVSVLPNHISDDRPACKEPFKAGEWVREQLSKAYIGHDG, encoded by the exons ATGACCGAATTAATGACTGAGAACTGGCAGCTCGCTGATTGTAATCACCTTCCGATTATCGATCTTTCAACTTTGGATAGTCCTAATGTGAATGAGCGACAGAAACTTGCTCAATCACTCTGTGATGCTTGCACTCAGGTTGGTTTCTTTTACATCAAG AACCACGGGATTCCAGAGGACAAAATCAATGGCATACACTGCTTCGCCAAGCGGCTCTTCGATCTCCCCGAGGAGCAAAAGATGAAGTTCTACATTGGAAACTCCCCC AAATTCCGCGGCTACAGTCCCCTTGGTGGTGAGAAATCCATAGGGACAGACGATGCTCCTATTGCCGAAGAAGACGCAGTCAGTGCCCTTTCCGAAGCATTTGATATCGGATACGAAACTGCAATGGATCCTCAAAAGCTGAAGGATGATCCGCTTCCTCTTGATCCGTATGATTTGTACGGAGATAATCAATGGCCTGGCCAAGAAATCCTTCCAAATTTCACAGAGACCTACATCGAATATTGTGCCATGATGCTAGAGCTCTGTCGAAAGCTGATGAGAATGTTCGCTCTGGCTTTGGGTTTGCCAGAGGAGTATTTTGATTCCATGACTCAGAACCCAGGTGTCACTTCGAGGATGATGCATTACCCACCTCAGCCGTTAAAGGAAGAGGTTCGTGAAGGGCTTGGGGCTCATACG GATTTCGAATGTTTCACTATTCTCTCCCAGGGCAGTGTGCCGGGCCTGCAGCTCATGAGTCGCAGCGGCGAGTGGATATTGGCACCATCATTGCCGGGGACATTGGTCGTCAACATTGCAGATTGTCTGTCGATTTG GACGAATCAAAAGTTCAAGTCGACTGTTCATCGTGTCACGAACTTGACCGGACAAGAACGTTATTCCattcctttcttcttcggaGTTGACTATGATACCACAGTATCAGTTCTGCCAAATCATATCTCAGACGATAGACCTGCTTGTAAAGAGCCCTTCAAAGCAGGCGAG
- a CDS encoding Siderophore transporter, RhtX/FptX family has product MNEDTKPWGYEWRSSRRLVVSSITVALFTETFLYGFLTPILSYMLEERLHLDPSQTQTYTTALLTTHGFIGLISAPMVAHLAEKTPSQKKPLLIALAGCFLGTLLIALAPSVWLLFAGRILQSMAGTATWVVGFALLANNVDKKHLGQSMGMAMSFVTAGMVGGPTVSGAILQVFGYWAAWSLPLVVLVLDIVARLVMIEPGLGAKKINPLSKPAGKSVLGTDGSPEELTALLSDTSSTIESNDCGEETKHDLKHEYYRIMLSDPRVLTSLANVVVVSSLMSGINNTLPVHLRQAFGWKSLLVSMMFFCLQVPNIVLSGPSGWLRDRIGIRGPTVFGWLAMIPLILILGIPGDSHFPWAREDTAGKSIFTSSLIALGSILPLVRGAGAVQLAYVVKDMEAKDAHLFEANRSNLRVFSMTEVGFSLGMMFGPLLTGSLFEWVGFFYMTVALAIICLVQALLSWRWLDTLPSSEAPEAPV; this is encoded by the exons ATGAACGAGGATACAAAGCCATGGGGCTATGAATGGCGCTCATCTcgacggctggttgtttcgTCTATCACGGTGGCATTATTCACAG AGACATTTCTCTACGGATTTCTTACTCCGATCCTGAGTTATATGCTTGAAGAACGACTCCATCTTGATCCATCCCAAACTCAGACATACACCACAGCATTGCTCACCACCCATGGGTTCATTGGTCTAATCTCGGCTCCCATGGTCGCTCACCTTGCAGAGAAGACGCCGAGCCAAAAGAAACCACTATTGATCGCTCTGGCAGGATGCTTTCTGGGAACCCTTCTCATTGCTCTCGCCCCAAGTG TGTGGCTGCTCTTCGCTGGTCGCATCCTGCAATCCATGGCGGGTACCGCCACTTGGGTCGTTGGATTTGCTCTTTTGGCAAATAATGTGGACAAGAAACACCTCGGGCAGTCGATGGGGATGGCCATGTCATTTGTAACTGCCGGAATGGTCGGCGGACCAACTGTGAGTGGCGCAATTCTCCAGGTATTTGGCTACTGGGCCGCCTGGTCACTGCCATTGGTAGTACTGGTCTTGGATATAGTTGCCCGCCTGGTTATGATTGAGCCGGGCCTCGGAGCAAAGAAAATCAACCCTTTGAGCAAACCTGCGGGCAAGTCAGTGCTCGGCACTGACGGGAGCCCAGAGGAATTGACTGCTCTGCTGTCTGATACATCGTCTACCATCGAGTCGAATGACTGTGGAGAAGAGACCAAGCACGACCTCAAGCATGAGTACTACAGAATAATGCTCTCTGATCCACGTGTTTTGACTTCGTTGGCCAACGTTGTCGTTGTCTCCTCTCTCATGTCGGGCATTAACAACACTCTCCCTGTTCACCTAAGACAAGCATTCGGTTGGAAGAGTTTACTCGTTAGCATGATGTTCTTCTGTCTCCAAGTCCCGAATATCGTTCTCAGCGGCCCATCTGGATGGCTTCGTGATCGAATCGGAATACGGGGACCTACCGTTTTCGGTTGGCTAGCGATGATCCCTTTAATCCTAATTCTAGGGATTCCCGGCGACTCCCACTTCCCATGGGCTCGAGAAGATACCGCTGGCAAGTCAATCTTTACCAGCAGTTTGATTGCGTTGGGTAGCATTCTACCTCTTGTGCGCGGTGCAGGAGCCGTGCAACTGGCCT ATGTTGTCAAGGACATGGAAGCTAAAGACGCGCATCTATTTGAGGCCAACAGAAGCAATTTGCGAGTCTTTTCCATGACTGAAGTAGGATTTAGTCTCGGGATGATGTTCGGGCCTCTGTTGACCGGCTCACTCTTTGAATGGGTTGGCTTCTTTTACATGACTGTGGCACTGG CTATAATCTGTCTTGTCCAGGCCTTGCTTTCCTGGCGTTGGTTGGATACCTTGCCCTCATCCGAAGCTCCTGAAGCTCCAGTTTAA